ATATAAGACCCGCACTCCTGATGGTTCAATCGCATCTTCTTCAAGCAGGGCTGTTTGAGGGCCTCAGGCCCTCCTCTCGCCGTTTTGGGATTGTGTGGCCAGGGCACACCCTCATGTGCCCGAGCCCCCACTCTCAGCTCTATTTATTTCTTTCTGAGCAGTCTGGCCTGGAAGCCGTGGTACTTTGCGAAGCCCTCGGCATCCCGCTGGCTCAGCGTCTGGGAGTCGAACGACACCATCTCCCGGGAGTAGAGCGCGTCAGGTGACCTCCTGCCAACAGGCATCGCACTGCCGCAGAAGAGCTTCATGCGAACTACGCCGTTGACCCTTGAGTTGGCCTGGTCGATGAAGGCGTTCAGGTCTGCGAAAAGCGGATCGTCCACCAGTCCCATGTATGCCATCTCTGCCCATGCCTCATCGACGCCAGCCTTGAACCTTAGCTCTGCTCTGGAGAGGACGAGCTGCTCGAGGTCCCTGTGGGCCGTCAGAAGAACAGTCGCTGCAGGATGCTCGTAGTTCTCCCTTGCCTTGAGCCCAAGAACGCGATCCTCTATCATATCGGTCCGTCCGATTCCATGCCTGCCTGCAATGAGGTTCAGCCGCCTGATCAGCTCGACCCCGCCGAGCCGCTCGCCGTTGAGCGCCACAGGCACGCCGCGCTCGAACTCGATCTCGACTGTCTCCGGAGGCACACTCCCATCAGGGGTTCTGGTCCAGGCGTATATCTCCTCAGGCGGCTCGAAGAACGGGTCCTCGAGCATCCCCCCCTCAATAGATCTCGACCACAGGTTCTCGTCTATAGACCACGGACGCTCTTTCGATGCCTGTACTTCTATGCCGTGCTCCCTCGCGTAGTCGATCTCCCACTCCCTTGAGAGGTCCAGATCCCTCATGGGCGCGATGACCCTCATTCCTGTGGCCCTGAAGACCGCCTCGAACCTGAGCTGGTCGTTGCCCCTTCCTGTGCATCCGTGTGCGAGCGCGTTTATCCCCAATCTTCTCGCAACATCAACGACCTTCCTCGCTATCAAAGGCCTCGCTATGGCGGTTCCCAGTACATAGCCCTCGTAGGAGCCGTTGGCCTTTATGAGCGGGAATATGTAGTCCCTGACGAACTCATCCTTCGCATCTATTACATAGTGCTCATCGCTGAGCTTCTCAGCCCGCCTGTTTCCGCGCTCGATGTCCTCAGGCGGCTGGCCCACATCGACAAGCACGGTGACGACGCGCCTCATGCCGTAGCGCTCCCGCAGGAGCGGAATGCATACAGATGTGTCAAGCCCGCCGGAATAAGCAAGAGCAACCTCAGCTTTGTCTGTCATGCTGGTAACCGGAAGGAAACAAGTTATTTCAATTTTATGAGTGGCCGGTTTTGAGCGGCTCAGACTTCAGGTAAATCACGGATGCGGTTGGTCGGGAACCCGATTCATCAAGTCCCGTCACATTCAGCCCATGCAAGAGAGGATTCCTAAAGACCCAGTATTTTGGTATAAAACTCCTTTGATAAAAGCATGCAGCGACACGCCCAGATCATTGAACAGGAGGTTAATAGGAATCCTCAAGATTATAAAACATCTCGCCGGAAGCTGTTAGTGCAACCCTCTCGTTCAGGTTTTGGGCTCGAATAGCTGAACGAGAGACTGGAAATCAAAGGCGCCAGGCTGGAGCACTCCGAATGCAAAACCGTAGCTGCATTGCGATGGAGCGTTCGGCTCAAGATTTAAATAGCTGCTCTTCAGATTTAATACATCGATGGAGAAGGAGCTTCTGACCCGCGGCGTGATCAACGTGCTGAGAGAGGCGGGCTTCCTGGTCTCGTCCATGTGTGACATCAGGCCGAGGAGCTTTGATCTTGCAGCCAGGCGAGAGGAGCTGCTCCTGCTGCTCAAGATTCTCTCTAACATAGACGGCCTGAACGAGCGCACAGCCCGCGAGATCACCAGACTTGCAGGCCATCTGCTCGGGCAGCCGCTGATAGTGGGCGAGAAGACCAGGGATCAGATGCTCGAGAGGGGCGCGGTCTACTTCAGATATGGGGTTCCGACGGTGAGCCTGCCGACGCTTGCTGATTACCTGCTGGGAGGCATACCCCCGCTGGTCTACGCAGCACATGGCGGTCTTTATGTTAAAATCGATGGGGGGATGCTCCGGAAGCTGAGGATAGAGCGTGGGATATCGATCGGCGAGCTGGCAGCGGAGCTGGGCGTTTCGAGGCGCACCGTGAGCAAGTACGAGAGCGAGTCGATGGACACATCGATAGATATAGCGCTGAAGCTCGAGGAGATCTTCGACGAGGAGCT
This Methanothrix sp. DNA region includes the following protein-coding sequences:
- a CDS encoding argininosuccinate synthase, with the translated sequence MTDKAEVALAYSGGLDTSVCIPLLRERYGMRRVVTVLVDVGQPPEDIERGNRRAEKLSDEHYVIDAKDEFVRDYIFPLIKANGSYEGYVLGTAIARPLIARKVVDVARRLGINALAHGCTGRGNDQLRFEAVFRATGMRVIAPMRDLDLSREWEIDYAREHGIEVQASKERPWSIDENLWSRSIEGGMLEDPFFEPPEEIYAWTRTPDGSVPPETVEIEFERGVPVALNGERLGGVELIRRLNLIAGRHGIGRTDMIEDRVLGLKARENYEHPAATVLLTAHRDLEQLVLSRAELRFKAGVDEAWAEMAYMGLVDDPLFADLNAFIDQANSRVNGVVRMKLFCGSAMPVGRRSPDALYSREMVSFDSQTLSQRDAEGFAKYHGFQARLLRKK
- a CDS encoding transcriptional regulator translates to MEKELLTRGVINVLREAGFLVSSMCDIRPRSFDLAARREELLLLLKILSNIDGLNERTAREITRLAGHLLGQPLIVGEKTRDQMLERGAVYFRYGVPTVSLPTLADYLLGGIPPLVYAAHGGLYVKIDGGMLRKLRIERGISIGELAAELGVSRRTVSKYESESMDTSIDIALKLEEIFDEELIQAVDIFRQRFMEETTAEVKDSILRRLVEIGLRVFPISQAPFNAITRDDEMVVLTGVSRLTTSMIKRARLMSSLSSVTLTHSALIVDGETRIDRIERTAVIGRKEIEKIDSRKDFADLLMMKRESSAY